In a genomic window of uncultured Sphaerochaeta sp.:
- a CDS encoding aminotransferase class IV, protein MVGEHAIHNMRVIARKDAVVPITLRAVQFGFSTYESLRIIEGKVVHLQDHLNRLEHSCKGIGLVHPFTHEQITDSVHRLMEVDAIGQASLRIQIYGGEEPQLFVTASTILSYPETQYTQGVGAISYYGERLFPSCKTGNLLLNYLAVEEAKRQKCFEALLVDRTGRVLEGTRSNFFALKENSLYTAADDEVLLGITRDRVIKAAVQLGLSVVYEAPYLEDLAMGTYGQAFLSATSMAAMPLASLDGKPFSAPFTKILAIRDLVRSWELQD, encoded by the coding sequence ATGGTTGGAGAGCACGCAATACATAACATGAGGGTCATCGCACGCAAGGATGCTGTGGTACCCATAACCCTCAGGGCCGTTCAGTTCGGGTTTTCCACCTATGAGTCCCTGAGGATCATCGAAGGCAAGGTGGTGCATCTGCAAGACCATCTCAATCGTCTGGAGCACTCCTGCAAGGGTATCGGGCTTGTCCATCCGTTCACTCACGAGCAGATAACCGACTCTGTTCATCGGCTGATGGAAGTTGATGCAATTGGGCAAGCGAGCCTTCGCATCCAGATCTACGGTGGGGAGGAGCCACAGCTCTTTGTGACTGCTTCCACAATCCTGAGCTATCCCGAGACCCAGTATACCCAAGGGGTCGGAGCGATCAGCTACTACGGCGAGCGGCTCTTCCCTTCCTGCAAGACCGGCAACTTGCTGCTCAATTACCTGGCTGTGGAAGAGGCGAAACGTCAGAAGTGTTTTGAGGCACTGTTGGTGGACCGTACCGGCAGGGTTCTTGAAGGTACCCGAAGCAATTTCTTCGCTTTGAAAGAGAACAGTCTCTACACAGCTGCCGATGATGAGGTGCTCTTGGGCATTACCCGCGATCGGGTGATCAAGGCTGCTGTCCAGCTTGGGCTGAGTGTCGTCTATGAGGCTCCCTACCTTGAGGATCTGGCTATGGGCACCTACGGGCAGGCTTTCCTCAGTGCCACCAGCATGGCGGCCATGCCGCTTGCCTCCCTGGACGGCAAGCCGTTCAGTGCCCCGTTCACGAAGATACTGGCGATCAGGGATCTGGTGCGCAGTTGGGAACTTCAGGACTGA